The following proteins are co-located in the Rhodococcus opacus B4 genome:
- a CDS encoding ABC transporter permease, whose product MTSILSAPAPARTVAPGLDRPGAADRQIRRLGLRKGLPFSRLAGVLLLLAVWAVGSLAGMIDARKLSAPWTVVTTAVDLISTGILQEHIAASLSRAAVGFVFGVVIGTALAVVAGLTRSGDALIDGPIQLKRAIPTLGLIPLLILWLGIGETFKIVIIALGVVVHMYIQTHNSLTSIDNRYVELAEILGLSRATFIRKVVLPGAMPGFFLGLRLSVTGAWLTLIVVEGINAVTGLGKMMYNAQNYGQSDVILVGLAVYGIFGLLSDAVLRYIERRSLSWRKTLAG is encoded by the coding sequence ATGACCAGCATTCTCTCCGCGCCCGCACCGGCCCGTACGGTCGCCCCCGGTCTCGACAGGCCCGGCGCCGCCGACCGGCAGATCCGCCGCCTCGGCCTGCGCAAGGGTCTCCCCTTCTCCCGGCTGGCCGGGGTGCTGCTTCTCCTCGCGGTGTGGGCGGTGGGCAGCCTGGCGGGCATGATCGACGCGCGAAAGCTGTCCGCGCCGTGGACGGTGGTCACCACGGCCGTCGACCTGATCTCCACCGGCATCCTGCAGGAGCACATCGCCGCGTCGTTGAGCCGCGCCGCCGTCGGGTTCGTGTTCGGTGTGGTGATCGGGACGGCCCTGGCCGTCGTCGCCGGTCTGACACGTTCCGGTGACGCCCTCATCGACGGGCCGATCCAGCTCAAACGGGCCATCCCGACGCTCGGCCTGATCCCGCTGCTGATCCTCTGGCTCGGCATCGGCGAAACGTTCAAGATCGTGATCATCGCGCTCGGTGTCGTCGTCCACATGTACATCCAGACCCACAACTCGCTGACGTCGATCGACAACCGGTACGTCGAACTCGCCGAGATCCTCGGGCTGTCCCGGGCCACGTTCATCCGCAAGGTGGTGCTGCCGGGTGCGATGCCGGGATTCTTTCTCGGACTGCGTCTCTCGGTGACCGGTGCCTGGCTCACCCTCATCGTCGTCGAGGGAATCAACGCGGTGACCGGTCTGGGGAAGATGATGTACAACGCGCAGAACTACGGCCAGTCCGACGTGATTCTGGTGGGGCTCGCCGTCTACGGCATCTTCGGTCTGCTGTCCGACGCCGTCCTCCGCTACATCGAAAGGCGGTCGCTGTCATGGCGCAAGACGCTCGCAGGCTAG
- a CDS encoding ABC transporter ATP-binding protein gives MAQDARRLELAAVQVRSLVRGFGDKTVLDHLDLDIPEGQFVALLGKSGSGKSTLLRALAGLDYDVEGRGGTLTVPAEVSVAFQDSRLLPWLRVLDNVTLGLGRTGTSRGASALAEVGLAGREKAWPSELSGGEQQRVALARALVREPQLFLADEPFGALDALTRIKMHALLQELIRRHRPTVLLVTHDVDEAIALADRVLVLDRGQIVVDEIVDIPRPRALGDSKFHEFRNTLLGALGVEVAAQ, from the coding sequence ATGGCGCAAGACGCTCGCAGGCTAGAACTCGCCGCCGTGCAGGTGCGGTCCCTCGTTCGCGGATTCGGCGACAAGACCGTCCTCGACCACCTGGACCTCGACATTCCCGAAGGCCAGTTCGTGGCCCTGCTCGGCAAGAGCGGGTCCGGCAAGAGCACACTGCTGCGCGCGCTCGCGGGCCTCGACTACGACGTCGAGGGCCGCGGCGGAACGCTCACCGTGCCCGCGGAAGTGTCGGTGGCTTTCCAGGACTCACGGCTGCTGCCGTGGCTGCGGGTGCTCGACAACGTGACGCTCGGGCTGGGCCGCACCGGCACGAGCAGGGGCGCCTCCGCCCTCGCGGAGGTGGGGCTCGCCGGCCGCGAGAAGGCATGGCCCAGTGAATTATCCGGCGGTGAACAGCAGCGGGTGGCGCTGGCGCGGGCGCTGGTCCGCGAGCCTCAGCTGTTCCTCGCGGACGAGCCGTTCGGCGCCCTCGACGCGCTGACCCGGATCAAGATGCACGCGCTGCTGCAGGAGTTGATCCGCCGCCACCGCCCGACCGTCCTGCTCGTCACCCACGACGTCGACGAGGCGATCGCGCTCGCCGACCGGGTGCTCGTCCTCGACCGCGGGCAGATCGTCGTCGACGAGATCGTCGACATTCCGAGGCCGAGAGCGCTCGGCGACAGCAAGTTCCACGAGTTTCGCAATACGCTGCTCGGCGCCCTCGGCGTCGAGGTAGCGGCACAGTGA
- a CDS encoding DNA repair helicase XPB: MTDGPLIVQSDKTLLLEVDHERANDARQAIAPFAELERAPEHVHTYRITPLALWNARAAGHDAEQVVDALVNFSRYAVPQPLLVDIVDTMARYGRLQLVKNPAHGLTLVSLDRAVLTEVTRHKKIAPMLGARVDDDTVVVHPSERGRLKQLLLKVGWPAEDLAGYVDGEAHPIDLDFDGTSPGSADGHWHLRDYQEMAADSFWAGGSGVVVLPCGAGKTMVGAAAMAKAKATTLILVTNTVAGRQWKRELIARTSLTEEEIGEYSGERKEIRPVTIATYQVITRRTKGEYKHLELFDSRDWGLVIYDEVHLLPAPVFRMTADLQSRRRLGLTATLVREDGREGDVFSLIGPKRYDAPWKDIEAQGWIAPADCVEVRVTLTDAERMAYAVAEPDERYKLCSTAHTKIAVVKSILERHTDAPTLIIGAYLDQLDELGEALNAPVIKGSTKNKEREELFDRFRAGEIQTLVVSKVANFSIDLPEASVAVQVSGTFGSRQEEAQRLGRLLRPKHDGGQAHFYSVVARDTLDAEYAAHRQRFLAEQGYAYRITDADDLLGPAIG; this comes from the coding sequence GTGACCGACGGACCGTTGATCGTCCAATCCGACAAGACCCTGCTGTTGGAGGTCGATCACGAACGAGCGAACGACGCCCGCCAGGCGATCGCCCCGTTCGCGGAACTCGAGCGCGCGCCCGAACACGTCCACACCTACCGCATCACGCCGCTGGCGCTGTGGAACGCGCGCGCCGCCGGGCACGACGCCGAGCAGGTGGTCGACGCGCTGGTCAACTTCTCCCGGTACGCCGTGCCGCAGCCGCTGCTGGTCGACATCGTCGACACGATGGCCCGGTACGGGCGCCTGCAGCTGGTGAAGAATCCCGCCCACGGCCTGACGCTGGTCAGCCTCGACCGCGCGGTCCTCACCGAGGTGACCCGGCACAAGAAGATCGCCCCGATGCTCGGGGCCCGCGTCGACGACGACACGGTGGTCGTCCACCCGAGTGAGCGCGGCCGGCTCAAGCAGCTGCTGCTCAAGGTCGGCTGGCCGGCGGAGGACCTCGCCGGGTACGTCGACGGCGAGGCCCACCCCATCGATCTGGACTTCGACGGCACCTCCCCCGGGTCCGCGGACGGCCACTGGCACCTGCGCGACTACCAGGAGATGGCGGCCGATTCGTTCTGGGCCGGCGGGTCCGGCGTCGTCGTCCTGCCGTGCGGTGCGGGCAAGACGATGGTCGGTGCGGCGGCGATGGCCAAGGCGAAGGCCACCACGTTGATCCTGGTGACGAACACGGTCGCGGGACGGCAGTGGAAGCGTGAGCTGATCGCGCGCACGTCGCTCACCGAGGAGGAGATCGGCGAGTACTCCGGCGAACGCAAGGAGATCCGCCCGGTCACGATCGCCACGTACCAGGTGATCACCCGGCGAACGAAGGGCGAGTACAAGCATCTCGAACTGTTCGATTCCCGCGACTGGGGTCTGGTGATCTACGACGAGGTGCACCTGCTGCCCGCGCCCGTGTTCCGGATGACCGCCGACCTGCAGTCCCGCCGGCGCCTCGGGCTCACCGCCACCCTGGTGCGCGAGGACGGCCGCGAGGGCGACGTGTTCTCACTGATCGGGCCGAAGCGGTACGACGCGCCGTGGAAGGACATCGAGGCGCAGGGGTGGATCGCCCCCGCCGACTGCGTCGAGGTGCGGGTGACGCTGACGGACGCCGAACGCATGGCGTACGCCGTCGCCGAACCCGACGAGCGATACAAGCTGTGTTCCACCGCACACACCAAGATCGCGGTGGTGAAGTCGATCCTGGAACGGCACACCGACGCACCGACGTTGATCATCGGCGCGTACCTCGATCAGCTCGACGAACTGGGTGAGGCGTTGAACGCCCCGGTCATCAAGGGGTCGACCAAGAACAAGGAGCGGGAGGAGCTGTTCGACCGTTTCCGGGCGGGCGAAATCCAGACGCTGGTGGTCAGCAAGGTCGCGAACTTCTCGATCGACCTTCCGGAAGCGTCTGTCGCCGTGCAGGTTTCGGGTACGTTCGGGTCCCGACAGGAGGAGGCTCAGCGGCTGGGGCGCCTCCTGCGGCCCAAGCACGACGGCGGTCAGGCCCACTTCTACTCGGTGGTGGCGCGGGACACGCTCGACGCGGAGTACGCCGCCCACCGGCAGCGCTTCCTCGCCGAGCAGGGTTACGCCTATCGGATCACCGACGCCGACGACCTGCTGGGCCCGGCCATCGGGTGA
- a CDS encoding GNAT family N-acetyltransferase: protein MFVVTLAAGNVWLSPPVVTDIDAICAACSEASIAEWTTMPAPYARSDAEQFVRQTVPTGWADRSPTWAVRERENGPVLGMIGLMARDLTAAEIGYWLAPSARSRGLMTSAVNLVCDYAFRPDGMGLERIEWRAFVGNADSAAVARRVGFRFEGVQRAGLVQRGVRRDSWAAALLAGDPRQPAEGWPG, encoded by the coding sequence ATGTTCGTCGTCACCCTCGCCGCCGGCAATGTGTGGCTGAGCCCGCCGGTCGTCACCGACATCGACGCGATCTGCGCCGCGTGCAGCGAGGCCTCGATCGCCGAGTGGACGACGATGCCCGCCCCGTATGCACGTTCGGACGCCGAGCAGTTCGTCCGGCAGACGGTGCCGACCGGCTGGGCCGACCGCAGCCCCACCTGGGCGGTGCGCGAACGCGAGAACGGCCCGGTGCTGGGGATGATCGGCCTGATGGCGCGGGACCTGACCGCAGCGGAGATCGGGTACTGGCTGGCACCGTCCGCACGCTCGCGGGGACTGATGACGAGCGCGGTGAACCTGGTGTGCGATTACGCGTTTCGGCCGGACGGGATGGGACTCGAACGCATCGAATGGCGCGCGTTCGTCGGCAACGCGGACTCGGCGGCAGTCGCCCGCCGGGTGGGCTTCCGGTTCGAGGGAGTCCAGCGCGCCGGACTCGTGCAGCGCGGCGTCCGGCGCGATTCGTGGGCCGCCGCCCTGCTCGCCGGCGACCCGCGGCAACCGGCCGAGGGCTGGCCCGGCTAG
- a CDS encoding LppU/SCO3897 family protein: MTQPPDDPNRPDPSVPGEPPNNPQQPYPQGGPQQPYQQSQHPHQPYQQGQYAQQPGQYPPGGPGQYPPGQYPPQPKKSRKGLFITLGIVAVVILAAVAAFGVYAVKSADENALDVGDCLFFESASTTAADTSHEKRDCSDSEATYEVAQKNDGDVQCGEDYFSYTLVGEDKDVQTTLCLVPNMIEDSCYLLEDDGRIVPSDCSDMQTVKVVRRADGQDDETLCNEFDSAFPIAFSEPQRTYCIEVNLGG; the protein is encoded by the coding sequence ATGACCCAGCCCCCCGACGACCCGAACCGACCCGATCCGAGCGTCCCCGGCGAACCGCCGAACAACCCGCAGCAACCGTACCCGCAGGGTGGGCCGCAGCAGCCGTACCAGCAGAGTCAGCACCCGCACCAGCCCTACCAGCAGGGGCAGTACGCGCAGCAGCCCGGCCAGTATCCGCCGGGCGGGCCCGGGCAGTACCCGCCCGGCCAGTACCCACCGCAGCCGAAGAAGTCGCGGAAAGGGTTGTTCATCACTCTCGGGATTGTCGCCGTCGTGATCCTCGCCGCCGTCGCCGCGTTCGGCGTGTACGCGGTCAAGAGTGCCGACGAGAACGCCCTCGACGTCGGCGACTGCCTGTTCTTCGAGTCCGCGTCGACCACCGCGGCCGACACCTCACACGAGAAGCGGGACTGCTCCGACAGCGAGGCCACGTACGAGGTGGCGCAGAAGAACGACGGCGACGTCCAGTGCGGGGAGGACTACTTCTCCTACACCCTCGTCGGCGAGGACAAGGACGTGCAGACCACGCTGTGCCTCGTCCCGAACATGATCGAGGACTCCTGCTACCTGCTCGAGGACGACGGCCGGATCGTGCCGTCCGACTGCTCCGACATGCAGACCGTCAAGGTCGTCCGGCGCGCCGACGGCCAGGACGACGAAACCCTGTGCAACGAGTTCGACTCCGCATTCCCCATCGCCTTCTCCGAACCCCAGCGCACGTATTGCATCGAGGTCAACCTCGGTGGCTAG
- a CDS encoding PhnD/SsuA/transferrin family substrate-binding protein, producing MSSSHVSSAGYRRLTRAAFAGVVALGLASCSTGSSGELALDDAVPDQVPDGTSLSVSIKTTRLQLEATDQTADLPFTVSDWPDVSAGPDVIQAFRGNAVDLATNAAIPPIQAHATGLDAKIVAVREKEQPQYVLATAPGSDIAELPDLRGKKIAFSPGQAQGVVILRTLKAQGLTTKDVQLVELPSPQFLTALQSKQVDVAPLSEPTVTKYLNQYGPDGAKALQTDAVDALTVLWAPVEVLQDPAKAAAIKAFIPFWSRGEIWAWENQDAWIQKYYVESEQVSAEDGKRIVAAVGQRPSYPANWDAAVEWTQDTVQLLSDAGYFSEFDANELFDRRFETVAADAVPTEYRGGVQR from the coding sequence ATGTCCAGTTCACACGTGTCTTCCGCCGGGTACCGGCGACTCACGCGCGCCGCCTTCGCCGGCGTCGTGGCGCTCGGGCTCGCGTCCTGCTCCACCGGTTCCTCCGGCGAGCTCGCGCTCGATGATGCTGTCCCCGATCAGGTTCCGGACGGAACCTCGCTCAGCGTGTCGATCAAGACCACCCGGCTGCAGCTCGAGGCGACCGACCAGACCGCCGATCTCCCGTTCACCGTGTCGGACTGGCCGGACGTCAGCGCCGGACCCGACGTGATCCAGGCCTTCCGCGGCAACGCGGTCGATCTGGCCACCAATGCCGCGATCCCGCCGATCCAGGCGCACGCCACGGGGCTCGACGCGAAGATCGTCGCGGTCCGGGAGAAGGAACAGCCGCAGTACGTGCTGGCCACCGCCCCCGGCTCGGACATCGCGGAACTGCCGGACCTGCGGGGCAAGAAGATCGCGTTCTCGCCCGGGCAGGCGCAGGGTGTGGTGATCCTGCGGACGCTGAAGGCGCAGGGCCTGACCACGAAAGACGTCCAGCTCGTCGAGCTGCCCAGCCCGCAGTTCCTCACCGCGCTGCAGTCGAAGCAGGTGGATGTCGCGCCGCTGTCGGAGCCGACGGTGACGAAGTACCTGAACCAGTACGGTCCGGACGGAGCGAAGGCGTTGCAGACCGACGCGGTGGACGCGCTCACCGTGCTCTGGGCGCCGGTGGAGGTCCTGCAGGATCCGGCCAAGGCCGCGGCGATCAAGGCGTTCATTCCGTTCTGGAGCCGCGGGGAGATCTGGGCGTGGGAGAACCAGGACGCGTGGATCCAGAAGTACTACGTGGAGAGCGAGCAGGTGTCGGCCGAGGACGGCAAGCGCATCGTCGCCGCCGTCGGGCAGCGGCCGTCGTACCCGGCAAACTGGGACGCGGCCGTCGAGTGGACGCAGGACACCGTCCAATTGCTCTCCGACGCCGGCTACTTCAGTGAATTCGATGCGAACGAGCTGTTCGACCGCCGATTCGAAACCGTCGCCGCCGACGCCGTCCCGACCGAATACCGAGGCGGTGTGCAGCGATGA
- a CDS encoding ROK family transcriptional regulator: protein MARTQPVTRRGAGRSGAGAGTVLRTVLDSGPIARSTIARVTGLSPATVTTASAQLVDHGLLRELPEIAGPTGLGRPHVPVDVDDSRYVVYGIHLAITHVTTALLDLRGQVLTRSRDPHYGRGPEEVLRNAVTTLEALAVRHGGPAVPIGVGFAAGGWIDSESGVVRDHPIPGWNGYPVRADLERRTGLDVRMDSHARALIDAEVLFGEPRARESVVQLFVGNMVDAAFATGGVVHHGPRAAAGAVAHVPVENSAEECACGRTGCVQATLSDRVLVRRAMELGIIERPIFRDLLDAGRRRHPEALALFTERAHGVGVVAARLLDLFNPEVLIVCDQSVSGIPGCLDTVRWAVAESSATCDDPSWSVLPTSFPGRALPVSAGSVILAELYRAPLTSFVRPLAGIS from the coding sequence ATGGCGCGAACCCAGCCCGTCACCCGGCGCGGCGCCGGACGTTCCGGCGCCGGCGCGGGCACGGTGCTGCGTACGGTCCTCGACAGCGGGCCGATCGCACGCAGCACGATCGCCCGCGTCACCGGACTCTCACCCGCGACGGTGACCACGGCCAGCGCGCAGCTCGTCGACCACGGCCTGCTGCGCGAACTACCGGAGATCGCGGGTCCCACAGGGCTCGGACGGCCACACGTGCCGGTGGACGTCGACGACAGCCGTTACGTCGTCTACGGCATCCATCTGGCGATCACGCACGTGACCACCGCATTGCTCGACCTGCGCGGGCAGGTGCTGACGCGGTCCCGCGATCCGCACTACGGGCGGGGACCGGAAGAGGTTCTGCGGAACGCCGTGACGACCCTGGAGGCGCTGGCCGTCCGGCACGGTGGGCCAGCGGTTCCGATCGGTGTCGGTTTCGCGGCGGGCGGCTGGATCGACTCCGAATCGGGTGTGGTGCGCGATCATCCGATCCCGGGATGGAACGGGTACCCGGTGCGCGCGGATCTCGAGCGCCGCACTGGCCTGGACGTCCGGATGGATTCGCACGCACGCGCTCTCATCGACGCCGAGGTGCTGTTCGGGGAACCGAGGGCGCGGGAGAGCGTGGTGCAACTCTTCGTCGGGAACATGGTGGACGCCGCGTTCGCGACCGGCGGCGTAGTCCACCACGGTCCTCGCGCGGCGGCCGGCGCGGTGGCGCACGTGCCCGTCGAGAACAGTGCCGAGGAGTGCGCCTGCGGGCGCACCGGGTGTGTGCAGGCCACCCTGTCGGATCGGGTGCTGGTGCGCAGGGCGATGGAGCTGGGCATCATCGAGCGGCCGATCTTCCGTGACCTTCTCGACGCGGGCCGTCGCAGGCACCCGGAGGCGCTGGCCCTGTTCACCGAACGCGCGCACGGTGTCGGGGTGGTGGCGGCGCGCCTGCTGGATCTGTTCAATCCGGAGGTCCTCATCGTCTGCGACCAGAGTGTGAGCGGGATTCCCGGTTGCCTGGACACAGTACGGTGGGCGGTCGCGGAGTCGTCGGCGACCTGCGACGATCCCTCGTGGTCCGTGCTGCCCACCAGCTTTCCGGGACGGGCACTGCCGGTGTCCGCCGGTTCCGTGATCCTCGCGGAGCTCTACCGGGCGCCGCTCACCAGCTTCGTGCGGCCGCTGGCCGGAATCTCGTGA
- a CDS encoding LLM class flavin-dependent oxidoreductase gives MSSSPQRRLHLNAFLMAIGHHEAAWRLPESDPNANLDIKHYISLAQTAERGKFDSVFLADSPVLFSNPERRPSGKLEPTIILTAISAATEKIGLIATASTSYNEPYNLARRFASLDFVSSGRAGWNIVTTAGADAAQNFGLDDTPAHRSRYERAAEFVEVSTKLWDSWEDDAIVADKDVAIHADSAKVHVIEHEGRFFKVRGPLNVPRSPQGYPLLVQAGSSEDGKDFAARYSEAIFTAQPTLDEGKAFYADVKDRVAAVGRDPEQVLILPGIVPVIADTEEEARELEAELERLISPEYARKQLAQRFNLEPEQLPLDEELPDDLPSEDEIEGAKSRYTLIVDLARREKLTVRQLIGRLGGGRGHRTFAGTPLQVADTIEHWFRNGAADGFNIMPAVLPSGLEKFVDSVVPILQERGLFRTDYTETTLRGHYGLPRPANQFAVEKDGLRPREYLSTSRG, from the coding sequence ATGAGTTCGTCACCACAGCGCCGGCTGCATCTCAACGCATTCCTGATGGCGATCGGACACCACGAGGCGGCCTGGCGCCTGCCCGAGAGCGACCCGAACGCCAACCTCGACATCAAGCACTACATCTCGCTGGCGCAGACCGCCGAACGCGGAAAGTTCGACTCGGTGTTCCTCGCCGACAGCCCGGTGCTGTTCAGCAATCCGGAACGCAGGCCGAGCGGCAAGCTGGAGCCGACCATCATCCTCACTGCGATCTCCGCGGCCACCGAGAAGATCGGCCTGATCGCGACCGCGTCGACCAGTTACAACGAGCCGTACAACCTGGCGCGGCGGTTCGCGTCCCTCGACTTCGTCAGCAGCGGCCGCGCCGGCTGGAACATCGTCACCACCGCCGGCGCCGACGCCGCGCAGAACTTCGGGCTCGACGACACCCCCGCACACCGCAGCCGCTACGAGCGGGCCGCGGAATTCGTCGAGGTGTCCACCAAGTTGTGGGACAGCTGGGAGGACGACGCCATCGTCGCGGACAAGGACGTCGCGATCCACGCCGACTCCGCCAAGGTCCACGTCATCGAGCACGAGGGCCGGTTCTTCAAGGTGCGGGGACCGCTCAACGTGCCGCGGTCGCCGCAGGGATACCCGCTGCTCGTGCAGGCGGGATCGTCCGAGGACGGAAAGGATTTCGCCGCCCGCTACTCGGAGGCCATCTTCACCGCCCAGCCCACCCTGGACGAAGGGAAGGCGTTCTACGCCGACGTCAAGGACCGCGTCGCGGCAGTGGGAAGGGACCCGGAGCAGGTGCTGATCCTGCCCGGCATCGTGCCGGTCATCGCGGACACCGAGGAGGAGGCCCGTGAACTCGAGGCCGAACTGGAGCGGCTGATCTCGCCGGAATACGCCCGGAAGCAGTTGGCGCAGCGGTTCAATCTCGAACCCGAGCAACTCCCGCTCGACGAGGAACTGCCCGACGACCTGCCGTCCGAGGACGAGATCGAGGGCGCGAAGAGCCGGTACACGCTGATCGTGGACCTCGCCCGCCGGGAGAAGCTCACCGTCAGGCAACTGATCGGGCGACTCGGTGGCGGTCGAGGTCACCGCACGTTCGCGGGCACCCCGCTCCAGGTGGCCGACACGATCGAGCACTGGTTCCGCAACGGCGCCGCCGACGGGTTCAACATCATGCCCGCCGTCCTGCCGTCCGGGCTGGAGAAGTTCGTCGACTCCGTGGTCCCGATCCTGCAGGAACGCGGACTGTTCCGCACCGACTACACCGAGACCACGTTGCGCGGGCACTACGGCCTGCCGCGGCCCGCAAATCAGTTTGCGGTCGAGAAGGATGGCCTCCGGCCCCGTGAGTACTTATCAACGTCCCGCGGTTGA
- a CDS encoding DUF3239 domain-containing protein: MRHFEFTVDRPYAKSVNQTFADMRRLQVSAIVVALLFAAAAVGLILLAHPWSIILGAVVAIAALTSVWVAFWVPKKVGSIEELYAKSPLVPAVVSEVHPRAVTLLSLIDVAKPSAGRPSYALVTRNVPIRTGQMQRVGDRVPSVALLNDRSTHSGAGTWEMVSPMPIAWGTRDAAVRSRAEDAIDQVEWDFLQSRIAESEQIRTSPDQRVAVSEHDLPEGLR; encoded by the coding sequence GTGCGACATTTCGAGTTCACCGTCGACCGGCCCTACGCGAAGTCCGTCAACCAGACGTTCGCCGACATGCGACGCCTGCAGGTGTCGGCGATCGTCGTGGCGTTGCTGTTCGCGGCCGCGGCTGTCGGTCTGATCCTGCTCGCCCACCCCTGGTCGATCATTCTGGGTGCCGTCGTGGCGATCGCCGCGCTGACGTCCGTGTGGGTGGCGTTCTGGGTGCCGAAGAAGGTCGGCAGCATCGAGGAGTTGTACGCGAAGAGCCCGCTGGTGCCTGCCGTCGTCTCTGAGGTTCATCCCCGCGCGGTGACGCTGCTGTCGCTGATCGACGTCGCGAAGCCGTCCGCGGGCCGCCCCTCGTACGCGCTCGTCACCCGCAACGTTCCGATCCGCACCGGGCAGATGCAGCGGGTGGGTGACCGGGTGCCGTCCGTCGCACTGCTGAACGACCGCAGCACCCACAGCGGGGCCGGCACCTGGGAGATGGTCAGCCCGATGCCGATCGCGTGGGGCACCCGCGACGCGGCCGTGCGGTCCCGTGCGGAGGACGCGATCGATCAGGTGGAGTGGGATTTCCTGCAGAGCCGGATCGCCGAGTCGGAGCAGATCCGGACCAGCCCCGACCAGCGAGTCGCGGTGTCCGAGCACGACCTTCCGGAGGGCCTGCGCTGA
- a CDS encoding alpha/beta hydrolase → MSVTATKPLHGWLRGVVRLMIAVVVLPLAFVLVGGGTASADPYSRLREHWVDAPGGVGQIKIRMWLANNGSNKAVYLLDGLRATNDVSGWEHETNAAWLSDHGITVVEPVGGQSSFYTDWYAPSNTNGQPYTYKWESFLTQNLPDFLANNYGISRTSNAIAGLSMGGNAALILAAYHRDQFTFAGSMSGYLNLSAPGMREAIRIAMLDSGGYNADCMWGPPWDPAWLRNDPFVAAPLMRGLPMWISAGAGLPGPHDQPQSAIDVFNVGTGMGLEAIALAQNRAFQVRLDTLGIPAHYDFPATGTHSWGYWQDQLWAMLPMMKASIGA, encoded by the coding sequence ATGAGTGTCACAGCAACGAAGCCGTTACACGGTTGGTTACGGGGCGTCGTCCGGCTGATGATTGCGGTGGTGGTGCTGCCTCTCGCGTTCGTCCTCGTCGGCGGCGGGACGGCGTCCGCCGACCCGTACAGCCGTCTGCGCGAGCACTGGGTCGACGCACCCGGCGGGGTCGGGCAGATCAAGATCCGCATGTGGCTCGCGAACAACGGCAGCAACAAGGCCGTGTACCTCCTCGACGGACTCCGCGCCACCAACGACGTCAGCGGGTGGGAGCACGAGACCAACGCCGCGTGGTTGTCCGATCACGGGATCACCGTGGTCGAACCGGTCGGCGGACAGTCCAGCTTCTACACGGACTGGTACGCGCCCAGCAACACCAACGGGCAGCCGTACACGTACAAATGGGAGTCATTCCTCACCCAGAACCTGCCCGACTTCCTGGCGAACAATTACGGCATCAGCCGCACCAGCAACGCCATCGCCGGATTGTCGATGGGCGGCAACGCGGCGTTGATCCTCGCCGCCTACCATCGCGACCAGTTTACGTTCGCCGGGTCGATGTCGGGATATCTGAACCTGTCGGCGCCGGGCATGCGTGAGGCGATCCGCATCGCGATGCTCGACTCCGGTGGTTACAACGCCGACTGCATGTGGGGCCCGCCGTGGGATCCCGCCTGGCTGCGGAACGACCCGTTCGTCGCGGCGCCGCTGATGCGCGGGCTGCCGATGTGGATCTCGGCGGGTGCCGGCCTCCCCGGCCCGCACGATCAGCCGCAGTCCGCGATCGACGTCTTCAACGTCGGCACCGGCATGGGACTCGAGGCCATCGCGCTGGCCCAGAACCGTGCCTTCCAGGTGCGGCTCGACACCCTCGGCATCCCGGCGCACTACGACTTCCCGGCGACGGGAACCCACAGCTGGGGCTACTGGCAGGACCAGCTGTGGGCGATGCTCCCGATGATGAAGGCGTCGATCGGCGCGTAG